Genomic segment of Peribacillus frigoritolerans:
TGTGGAAGAACTCAAGCAAGTATTCCTGGATAGTGAAAGACCTACAGGGATATTGAACATCGGTACAGTTGAAACGGTCAGCGATCTTCCCAAGATTCTAGCTTCTTATCATAAACAGTATCCAAATGTCGATTTATCCATAAAGGCGGGGTTAACAGAAGACCTGATTAAGGATGTCATTGAACACAGGCTGGATGGCGCTTTTGTTACAGGACCGATTAAACATCCGCTCATTCAGCCATACGATGTATGTACAGAAAAACTTGTATTAGTTACAAGAAATGAAACATTTAACCTTGAAGAAATCATAACAGAACCATTTTTAGTATTCAGTCAGGGGTGTGGCTATCGCTCCAAACTGGAACAATGGCTGAGGGAAGAAGAAGTGATGCCCAAAAGGATCATGGAGTTCAATGTATTGGAAACGATCTTAACCAGCGTAACACTCGGCCTTGGCATTACCCTCGTTCCACAATCAGCGGTAAATCACCTAACAGCCAATGAAAAAGTGTACGTGCATGCAATTCCGGAAGAATACCGCAATATCTCGACTGTCTTCATCCACCGTAAAGATGCTTATATGACAAACTCGATGCAAAGCTTCTTGCAAACGATTGAAGCTCATCATGAAAGCCGATCTAAGCAAAATCCTGGAACTACTCCTGAGCTGATATGAAGGAAGGGGGAGCAGCATATCGCTTTATATAGAATGATAGAGGATCGCTGAAACCGTCGATTATTAGGCTGCGAAACTATTCATAAGAAGTAAAACATGGGGATACTGGGACAGCGATATAGCATAGTAGGGTATTTATTATTGCTTCGGTTTCCTTATGCTTGTCGTTTATTTTCTAACGTTAACTTGGAAAAGTATTTGTGAATTATTTAGACAAAAGCCAACGATTTCGTTGGCTTTTTGTCTGTACGATCATTTCAATTTTCATACATTCAAATAACCTTCTTAAACTAAACTGGTAGTTTAGCTATAGAAAAATTGTATTACTTTTCATCAATTGGGAAAAAATATAAATAATAACAAGAAGGAGGGAACAGAGATGGAAGTAAATATGAGTGTTGAAGAAGTCGTGAATCAAATTTCTGAATTAGTAGAAAAAGAAGGGAAGCCACCTCGAAAGAAAGAGGTAAAGAAGTCAGATCCGGAGTTAATGAAGAATGCATTGTATTATTTTCCCAATTGGGATACTGCAGTAGAACATAGCATTGGATCTTAACCAAAACATATATTTTTCAATTAGTACATATAAGGCAAGGGAAGTTATGAAGGCCGCCAATTGGCGGCCTTTTGAACGTGCGGTTCTTTACATTATCATACATTCAAGCACTCCTATTCAAACTATCTATCGAATAGTTTACTTAAATAAAGATATAGACGCATCAAAGTGAATCAATTTCATATTTTCCTTTTCGGAAAGAGTGGAGTATCAATCGTTTTTAAGACGATAAAGTCTGATACTTCAATGAAGCACAGTGTAACTTTTTTACATATGGGACCGTATAATAATTTGTTAAAACACATGAAAAGAGGGTTCCAATGAAAAAGATATTGTTGATTTTGGCAGCCGTTTTTTTGGTAACAGGACTTAGTGCTTGTAAAGAAGTCCAGGAGGGAAATGAGGAATCTCCGCCAATTTCAGAAAAGCCAAATGATAATCCTAAGCAAACCGACGGGCAAGATGAAGATACTCCAGGTGAATCGGTCGATGATCCGGCAAAAGATCGGCCAAATACGAAAACAGATATGATCATATTAGAAGGTATGGAAGAATCATTCCAATTCACGCTTCATCATAGTCAGGCATTGGGATTCTCAACCTACATCGTGGATGACATGGTCGTTGAAGAGGCTAGTTCTGGTGAAGGAGATGCAATGATTGTTTTTGCAAATTTTGCAGGCAAGAGAAATGAGGACGCCAAAGTTCAGATATTTTCCAAAAGTGAGGGTACGAATGCGACAATAGAAGAACAGGCG
This window contains:
- a CDS encoding LysR family transcriptional regulator, which produces MEMRDLQIFQCVAKYGSVSKAAVELNYVQSNVTARIKHLEQELRTPLFNRHKRGMSLTAEARKMLEYVNKILLDVEELKQVFLDSERPTGILNIGTVETVSDLPKILASYHKQYPNVDLSIKAGLTEDLIKDVIEHRLDGAFVTGPIKHPLIQPYDVCTEKLVLVTRNETFNLEEIITEPFLVFSQGCGYRSKLEQWLREEEVMPKRIMEFNVLETILTSVTLGLGITLVPQSAVNHLTANEKVYVHAIPEEYRNISTVFIHRKDAYMTNSMQSFLQTIEAHHESRSKQNPGTTPELI